A section of the Larus michahellis chromosome 1, bLarMic1.1, whole genome shotgun sequence genome encodes:
- the LOC141737654 gene encoding adenylate cyclase CyaB-like, with translation MRRNVEVKARLREPAAVAERLRGSGRGDGEGLVQADTFFRVPRGRLKLRRRTDGRGELIFYERPDATGPKLSCFSITPTDDPDGLEAVLGQALGVLGVVRKERLLYLVGQTRVHLDRVEGLGDFLELEVMLTEEQTLEDGERVARQLMKELGIEEQDLISGAYLDLLLAKGESGL, from the exons atgAGGCGCAACGTGGAGGTGAAGGCCCGTCTGCGGGAGCCGGCGGCGGTCGCCGAGCGGCTGCGGGGCTCcgggagaggggatggggaggggctggtGCAGGCGGACACCTTCTTCCGCGTCCCCAGGGGCCGGCTCAAGCTGCGCCGGCGGACG GATGGCCGGGGGGAGCTGATCTTCTACGAGCGCCCCGATGCCACCGGCCCCAAGCTCTCCTGCTTCAGCATCACCCCCACAGACGACCCCGACGGGCTGGAG GCGGTGCTGGGGCAGGCACTGGGTGTGCTGGGTGTGGTGAGGAAGGAGCGTCTCCTCTACCTCGTGGGACAGACCCGGGTGCACCTGGACCgtgtggaggggctgggggacttcctggagctggag GTGATGCTGACCGAGGAGCAGACCCTGGAGGACGGCGAGCGTGTGGCCCGGCAGCTGATGAAGGAGCTGGGGATCGAGGAGCAGGACCTGATCTCCGGAGCCTACCTGGACCTTCTGCTGGCCAAGGGGGAGTCGGGCTTGTGA
- the CHKB gene encoding choline/ethanolamine kinase: MAAAGRGNGNGNGSGVVSAATRLQAYAWCREFLAGSWKLIGPEEFGIGPVSGGLSNLLFKCTLPEHILSVGDEPRQVLLRVYGAILQGVDSLVLESVMFAILAERALGPRLYGVFPQGRLEQYIPSRRLRTEDLWDPDISKEIAVKMSRFHGMVMPFNKEPKWLFGTMEWYLKQISELTFPEEEQLKKFNHLKTYNLQEEMKSLRELLESTPSPVVFCHNDVQEGNILLLAGREASSSDRLMLIDFEYSSYNYRGFDIGNHFCEWVYNYTHDSWPFFKASLENYPSRQQQLHFIRHYLSEDSGRGGDTTHEEQARIEEEMLTEINRFALASHFFWGLWSILQAKISTIQFGYLDYAQSRFEAYFQHKAQWS, from the exons atggcggcggcgggacgggggaaCGGGAACGGGAACGGGAGCGGGGTCGTGTCCGCCGCCACCCGCCTGCAGGCCTACGCCTGGTGCCGGGAGTTCCTCGCCGGTTCCTGGAAACTGATCGGGCCCGAGGAATTCGGGATCGGGCCCGTCAG CGGGGGGCTCAGCAACCTGCTGTTCAAGTGCACGCTGCCGGAGCACATCCTGAGCGTGGGGGACGAGCCCCGGCAGGTCCTGCTGCGTGTCTATGGGGCCATCCTGCAG GGCGTGGACTCGCTGGTGCTGGAGAGCGTGATGTTCGCCATCCTGGCCGAGCGGGCGCTGGGGCCACGGCTCTATGGGGTCTTTCCCCAGGGGCGGCTGGAGCAGTACATTCCG AGCCGGCGCCTGCGGACCGAGGACCTGTGGGACCCCGACATCTCCAAGGAGATCGCGGTGAAGATGTCGCGGTTCCACGGCATGGTGATGCCCTTCAACAAGGAGCCCAAGTGGCTGTTTGGGACCATGGAGTG GTACCTGAAGCAGATTTCGGAGCTCACCTTCCCTGAGGAAGAGCAGCTGAAGAAGTTCAACCACCTCAAGACTTACAACCTGCAGGAAGAGATGAAGAGCCTCAG ggagctgctggagtcCACCCCCTCGCCTGTCGTCTTCTGCCACAATGACGTCCAGGAGG GGAACATCCTGCTGCTGGCCGGGCGTGAGGCTTCCTCCTCCGACAGGCTCATGCTCATCGACTTCGAGTACAGCAGCTACAACTaccg gggCTTCGACATCGGCAACCACTTCTGTGAGTGGGTTTACAATTACACCCACGATTCCTGGCCCTTCTTCAAGGCTTCCCTGGAGAACTACCCCAGCCGGCAGCAGCAG CTGCATTTCATCCGGCACTACCTCTCGGAGGACTCGGGGCGAGGCGGGGACACCACGCACGAGGAGCAGGCCCGCATCGAGGAGGAGATGCTCACCGAGATCAACCG GTTCGCTTTGGCCTCTCACTTCTTCTGGGGCCTGTGGTCCATCCTGCAGGCGAAGATCTCCACCATCCAGTTCGGGTACCTG